The window GGGCGCAGGGCCGAGTCCAGCACGTACGTCGTCATGTTGGGCAGCGGACGGCCGATCGGGACCACGTCCCGGCCCACGGGCTCGACGACCGGGTGGATCGTGGAGCCGACGGAGGCCTCCGTGGGGCCGTACTCATTGATGAGGCGGCCCGGGCCGAGGATGTCCAGGGAGCGGTCGGCGGTCGCGCCCGGCAGCGCCTCGCCCGCGACGACGAGGACGCCGGCGAGCTCCTGCGCCTGCTCGGTGGTCAACTGCTCGGCCAGCAGGTCCAGGTGACCGGGCGTCAGCTTGATGAAGGCGTACGGCGCGCCCGCCAGCAGCGCCCGGCCCAGCAGGCCCGGTTCGGTGTCCTGCGGGACGGCGAACACGCGCTGCCCGGTGACCAGCGGCGCCCACAGGTTGGGGACGATCAGGTCGAAGGCGACGGAGGAGAACATCGGCGCGCCGCCCTCGCCCTTCGACGCCAGCTCGCGCGCCGCCCAGGCGACGTGGTTGGCCAGACCCCGGTGCGGCACCTCCACGCCCTTCGGGGTGCCGGTGGAGCCGGAGGTGAAGATGACGTACGCCAGCCGGTCCAGGTCGTCGGTGCGGGCGGGCGGGGTGGACGGCCCTGCCTTGACGTCGGTGTCGTCCAGGAGGACATCCACGGCCTCGAAGCGGTCCGCGTACGCGGCCTGGGTGAGCGCCACCGCGGCGCCCGAGGTCCGTACGATCGCGGCGACGCGCTCGGCCGGGTAGGACGGGTCGATCGGCACATAGGCGCCGCCCGCCTTCCACACCGCGAGCAGCGCGGCGATCAGCCCGGGGCCGCGGTCCAGCTGGACCGCCACCCGTGCCTCCGCGTCCACTCCACGCGAACGCAGGGCATGCGCTAGGCGGTTGGCGCGGGCGTCGAGCTCGGCGTAGCTCACGGTCTCGTCCCCGAGGGTGACCGCGGGGGCATCCGGGACGCGGGCCGCCTGCTCCTCGAACCGCTGGAGCACGGAGGCGGTCTCGGCCTCGTACCCGGTGTCGTTCCACTCGACGAGCTGGCGGTGCAGCTCCTGCTCGGGCAGCGGTACGAGGCGGGCGTCGCCGGTGGGGTCGGTCGCCATGGCGGTGAGGACGCCGGCGTACAGGGCGGTGAGCCGGTCGGCGTGCTCCCGGGACAGGGCGTGGGTGTGGGTGGTCATCAGCAGATAGCCGGAGACCGCGGAGACGGCCAGGCCGAACTCGGTGGCGCCCTCGCCGGAGCTGTCGCCGACGTCGACGCGCTCGGTGTCGACGTGGTCGAAGTCCTGGTAGCTGAAGCGGACGTCGAGCAGCCGCTCCAGGCCCGCGTCGCGCTGGATGGCCGGCATCGGGTAGCGGCGGTGCTCCCACATGCCCGCCTCGTGCGCGAAGACCTCGCGGACCAGCTCCTCCCAGGTGCGGTCGCGGTCGGCGTCGAAGGCGAACGGCAGGGTGTTGAGGTACATGCCGTAGACGCGGTCGGCGCCGGGGGCCTCGGGGCGGGCGCTGAAGACGAGCCCGGCGTGGAAGCGGTCCTCCTCGGTGACGAGGCTGAGCGCCTTGAGGTGGGCGGCGAGCAGCACGCTCTTGAGGGAGACCCGGGCCCGCGCGGCAAGGGCGCGCAGCCCCTGCTCGTACGGGCGCAGCTCGACGGCGACCCGGAACCGCTCGCGCGGTGCGCTCCGGTCGCCCGCCCAGGCGGACGGCAGAGCGAAGCGCGCGTAGCGGCCGGTGACGTCCAGCCAGTGGCCGCGGTCCACCTCCGAGTCCAGGGAGCGCAGTTCGGCGGCGACGAAGTCGGCGTAGCGGACGGCGGGCGCCGTCGGCTCGACGGCTTCGGCGTTGTCGCGGGCGCGGCGGTACTCGTCGAGGAGTTCCATCAGCAGCGCCCGGTGGCTCCAGCCCTCGGTGATGGCGTGGCAGACGGTGAGGCCGAGGCGCCAGGCGCCGTCGCCCTCGATGTGCGCGGTCATCCGCAGCAGCGGCGCCTGTTCCAGGTCGAACAGGTCGGCCCGCTCGGCGGCGATGAAGTGCTGGACCGCCTCACGACGCCCTTCCTCGTCGAGGCCGGTCAGGTCATGAACCGCGACCGGGATGGCCGCCTCGGCGTGCACGACCTGGAGCGGCTCGGCGTACCCGTCCAGGTGGAAGGAGGTGCGCAGCAGCTCGTGCCGGGCGGCGACGGTGTCCGCGGCGGCGCGCAGCGCGTCGGCCGAGAAGGGCCGGTCGTCGTCGGTGATCCGGAAGGAGGAGACGTTGTGGTAGGCGGCCTGGGTCCGGTCGGCGAGCATCTCCAGGACCATGCCGAGCTGCACCTGGGTCAGCGGATAGGCGTCCACGGCGTCGGCGGGCAGCTTCTGCTCGTCCTCGTCGGTGACCATCGCGAACCGCTCGACGGGCGTGTCCACCTCGGTACGCGCGGGGCGCCCAGTGAGGAACTCGCTCAGTTCGGCGACCGTGCGGTGCTCGAAGACGTCCCGTACGCCGATGTCGAAGCCGGCCGAGCGCAGCGCCCCGACGAGGGCGACGGCGCGGATGGAGTGGCCGCCGATCTCGAAGAAGCCGTCCTCGACCCCGACCCGCTCAAGGCCGAGCACCTGGGCCCAGACCTGGGCGATGCGCTCCTCGGTGACGGTGCGCGGGGCGACATAGCCGTCGTCGGCCACCGGCTCCGCGGCGGGCAGGGCGCGCCGGTCGACCTTGCCGTTGGCGTTCAACGGCAGGGCGTCCAGGGTGACGAACGCGGCCGGGACCATGTACTCGGGCAGGCGGGCCGTCAGATGCTCGCGCAGGCTCTCCGCTGTGACCGTGTCCGGGGTGCAGTAGGCGGCGAGTTCACCGTCGACGGTCGTGACGAACGCGTCGCGGACCTCGGGGTGGGCCGCGAGCACCGCCTGGACCTCGCCGAGTTCGACCCGGTAGCCGCGGATCTTGACCTGGTCGTCGATCCGGCCGAGGAACTCGATGGCGCCGTCGGCGAGTTGGCGCACCAAGTCGCCGGTGCGGTACAGACGGGCGCCCGGGGCGCTGCCGTAGGGGTCGGGGACGAAGCGCTCGGCGGTCAGGTCGGGGCGGTTGGCGTAGCCGCGGGCCACACCGGTGCCGCCGACGTAGAGCTCGCCGGTGACGCCGACCGGGACCGGCTGGAGCGCCGGGTCCAGCACGTATGTCGTCATGTTGGGCAGCGGGCGGCCGATCGGCAGGACGTCCGTGTCGGCGTCGGCCGGGACCGGGTGGATCGTGGTGCCGACGGAGGCCTCGGTGGGGCCGTACTCGTTGATCAGCGTCACGTCCGGGGCCAGCGCGCGCCAGCGCTCCAGGGTCGCCCGGGTGAACGCCTCGCCCGCCACCACCAGCACCGGCGCCAGACCGGCCGCCTGCTCGGCGGTCAACTGCTGGGCCAACACGTCGAGGTGACCTGGCGTCAGCTTGATGAAGCTGTACGGCGCCGCGGCCGCGAGCCGCTCGCCGAGGTCCGCCATGTCGACGTCCCCCTCGACGGTGTGCACGGCCTGCCCGGTGACCAGCGGCGCCCACAGGTTGGGGACGACGAGGTCGAAGGCGACCGAGGAGAACAGCGGGGCTCCGCCCTCACCGCGGGAGGCCAGCTCGCGGGCCGCCCAGGCGACGTGATTGACCAGACCCCGGTGGTACACCTCGACGCCCTTGGGGGTGCCGGTGGAGCCGGAGGTGAAGATGACGTACGCCAGCCGGTCCAGGTCGTCGACGCGCTCGGGGGCGTGGACGGGCCGGTTGACGAGGGCGTCGGCCGGCAGCGCGGTCAGCGTGACCGCGGCGCCGGCGAGGTCGCGCATGGCGGCGACGCGCTCTGCCGGGTAGGACGGGTCGACGGGCACATAGGCGCCGCCCGCCTTCCACACCGCCAGCAGCGCGGTCAGCAGGTCCGGGCCGCGGTCCAGCTGGACCAGGACGCGGGACTCGGCGCCGACGCCCTCGGCGCGCAGCTGGTGGGCCATCTGGTTGGCGCGGGCGTCGAGTTCGCCGTAGGAGAGCGTGCCGCCCGCGTGGCGTACGGCGACGGCTCCCGGGGTGCGGGCCGCCTGCTCCTCGAAGCGCTGGAGGACGGTGTGCGTCTCGGCGCGGTAGGCGGTGTCGTTCCAGGTGCCGAGCTGGCGCTCGCGCTCCCCCTCGGGCAGGAACGTCGACTTCGCGTCGCCCTCGGGGTCGGCGGCCATCGCCTCCAGGACCTGGCGCAGCATGGCGGCGAGCCGGTCGGTGCCGGTGCGGCTCAGGGCGCGCGGCGCGGCGGTGAGGACGAGGTGGCCGATACGGGCGGAGACGCCGAGCGGGAACTCGGTGGGGCTGTCGTCGATGCTCGCGAGGTAGTCGACCTGCTCGCGGTCGACCTGGTCGAAGTCGTGGTAGCTGAAGCGCATGTCGATCAGCCGCTCGCCGTCGGCGAGGTCGCGCTGGATGACCGGCATCGGGAAGGTGCGGTGCGGCCACAGCTCGATCTCGCGGGCGAACACGGCCGCGACCAGCTCGCGCCAGGTGTCGTGGTCGCGGTCGTGGGCGAACGGCAGGGTGTTGAGGTGCATGCCGTAGACGCGGTCGGCGCCGAGGATCTCGGGCCGGGCGTTGCACACCAGACCGGAGAAGAAGCGCTCCTCCTCGGTGAGCATGCTCAGCGTCTTCAGGTGGGCCGCGTGCAGGACGCTCTTGAGGGAGGCGCCCGCCTTGGCGGCCAGGGAGCGCAGCCGCTCCTCCAGGTCGTGGAAGGGCACGGCCACCCGGTAGGGGGCGCCGTCGTCGTCCGGGTCGCCGCGCCAGGGGGCGGGGACGGTGAGTCGGGCGTGGCCGTCGACTATGGACTGCCAGTACGCCTTGGACGCGTCGGAGTCGAGGACCTCGAGCTCGGCGGCGATGAAGTCCGCGAAGCGCACGGCGGGCATCTGCGTCTCGGAGGGCTCCTGGCCGTCGCGGATACGGTCGTACTCCTGGAGGACCTCCATCAGCAGGGAGTGGTGGCTCCAGCCGTCGAGGATGGCGTGGCACTCGGTGTTGGTGATCCACCAGCTGCCGTCGCCGGCGATGTGGGCGTACAGGCGCAGCAGCGGCGGGGTGGCCAGGTCGAAGAGGCGGGAGCGCTCGACGACCGTGAACTCCCGCAAGGATGCCTGGAGTTCGTCATCAGTGAGGTGGGACAGGTCGCGGGCGCCGACCGGCATCTCGGCGGTGGCGTGCACCAGTTGGAGGGGTACCGAGTAGCCGGTGAGGTCGACGGAGGTGCGCAGGGCCTCGTGGCGGTCGACGACGACCGCGGCGGCTGCCTGGAGCGCGTCGAGCGAGAAGGAGCGCGCGTCGCGGATCCGGAACGAAGTGACGTTGTGGTACGGGTGCTTGCCGTCGTCGGTGAGCATCTCGACGACCATGCCGAGCTGGACCTGCGACAGCGGGTAGGCGTCGGCGAGGCCCTCGGGCAGCTTCGCCCGGTCCGAGGCGGCGACCAGGGAGAAGGGCTCGACGGTGCGGGCGGCCTCGGCGGGGGCCGGGCGGCCGGTGACGAGTTCGGCGATCCGGGCGACGGTGCGGTACTCGAAGACATCGCGCACGGCGAGGTCGTAGCCGAGGGCGCGCAGTCGGCCGACGAGGGTGACGGCGCGGATGGAGTGTCCGCCGAGTTCGAAGAAGCCGTCCTCGACGCCGACCTGCTCCAGGCCGAGCACATCGGCCCACACCCCGGCGATGCGCTCCTCGGCGACGGTGCGCGGGGCGACGTGGCCGGAGGCGCCCAGGGCGTCCTGGCCCGGGGCAGGCAGGGCGCGCTTGTCGAGCTTGCCGTTGGTGGTCAGCGGCAGCGCGTCCAGGGCCACGAAGGCGGCCGGGACCATGTACTCGGGCAGTTGTCCGGCCAGGTGGGAGCGGAGCTCGCCGGGGGCGGGCACGCTCTCGCCCGCCGGGGTGACGTAGGCGGTCAGGCGCTTGTCGCCGGGGGTGTCCTCGCGGACCAGGACGACGGCGTCGCGGACCCCGGGGTGCGCGGCGAGGGCGGTCTCGATCTCGCCGAGCTCGATCCGGAAGCCGCGGATCTTGACCTGGTCGTCGATGCGGCCGAGGAACTCCAGGCTGCCGTCGGGCATCCGGCGCGCGAGGTCACCGCTCTTGTAGAGGCGGGAGCCGGGCGCACCGAAGGGGTCGGGCACGAACCGCTCGGCGGTCAGCCGCGGGCGGCCCAGGTAGCCGCGGGCCACGCCCGGTCCGCCGACGTAGATCTCGCCGGGCACGCCGACCGGGACGAGCAGGCCGTCGCCGTCCAGGAGGTAGACGCGCAGGTCGGCCAGCGGGTGGCCGACGGGGTTCCCGGCCTGCGGGTCGAGGTCGGCGTCGGTGAGGCGGTGGTAGGTGGTGTGGACGGTGGTCTCGGTGATCCCGTACATGTTGACCAGAGCGATCCGGTCCAGGCCGAACCGGTCGGTCCACGGCCGCAGTTCGGACACCTCCAGCTTCTCGCCGGCGAACACCACGGCCCGCAGCGACAGCTCGGCGTCCGTGCCGATCAGCGAACGGAACGCGGTCGGCGTCTGGTTGAGGACCGTGACCTGCTCGCGCACCAGCAGGTCGAGGAACTCCTCCGGCGACCGGGTGACGGCGTAGGGGACGACGATGAGCCGCCCACCGAAGAGCAGGGCGCCCCACATCTCCCAGACGGAGACGTCGAAGGCGTAGGAGTGGAACAGCGGCCAGACGTCGGACTCGGAGAACGCGTAGTGCTCGTGGCCGCGCTCCAGGAGCCGGACGACATTGGCGTGGGTGAGGGCGACGCCCTTGGGCTTGCCGGTCGAGCCGGAGGTGTAGATCGTGTAGATCAGGTTCTCGGGGCTGCCGGGGACGGCCGGGTCGGTCTCGGGCTGTCCCTCCTCCTCACCGACAATCAGCAGGTCCACGTCGAAGAGGTGGGCGTGCTCGGCGGTGGTGACCACGACCGGCGCCTGTGCGTCCTCGACGATGTACGCGATCCGGTCGGCCGGGTTGGCGGGGTCCAGCGGCAGGTAGGCGGCACCGGACTTGAGGATGCCGAGCAGCGCCGGGATCAGCTCGGCGCCGCGCTCCAGGCTGAGTCCGACCAGCGTCTCGGGGCCTGCGCCGCGGGCGATCAGGGCGTGTGCGATGCGGTTGGCGCGGGCGTTGAGCTGGGCGTACGTCAGGTCGGCGCCCTCGAAGGAGACGGCCACCGCGTCGGGCGTGCGCGCCACCTGCTCCTCGAACAGCTCGTGCACCCGCCGGGTCACCGGCTCCGGCACCTCGGGGGAACCGACGAGCACGGCCCGCTCCTCGGCGCCGAGGATGTCGTACGACGACAAGGGCGCGGCCGGGGCGGCGGCGACGGCGTCCAGCAGCCGCAGCAGATGGCCGGCGAACCGCTCCACCGTGGCCCGGTCGAACAGGGCGGTGGCGTACTCCAGGTGGCCGCCGAGCGTGCCGTCGGCGCCCTCGCGGACCTGGAGGTCCAGGTCGAACTTGGCGACCTTGCCGGAGCCCTCGAACGGGGTGACGTCGACCCCGGGGAACGCGAACGCGGCGCCGCGGTCGCCGTGCATGGTGAACGCGACCTGGAACAGCGGGGTGCGGGACAGATCGCGCTCCGGGCCGATGGCCTCGACGACCTGGGCGAAGGCGATGTCCTGGTGGTCGTAGGCGTCCAGGACCGTGGCGCGGGTGCGGGCCAGCAGGTCGGTGAAGGCGGGGTCGCCCGCCAGGTCGCCGCGCATCACCAGGCTGTTGATGCCGTAGCCGATGAGCTGCTGGAGCTCGGGGCGGCCGCGGCCGGAGACCACGGTGCCGACCGCGATGTCGGTGCGGCCGGTCCAGCGGGCCAGCAGGCTCTGGTAGGCGGCCAGGAACAGCATGAACAGGGTGGAGTCTTGGCGGGCGGCCAGCTCCCGCAGCCGGGCCGCGAGGGCGTCCGGGACCTGGAAGGCGACCGAGGCGCCCGCGCCGTCGCGCACGGCGGGGCGGGGGCGGTCGGCGGGCAGATCGAGCGGGGTGAGGCCGTTGAGCTGCCGCTGCCAGTAGCCGAGGTGGCGTTCGATGACCTCGCCGGTCAGCTCGGCGCGCTGCCAGGCGGCGTAGTCGGCGTACTGCACGGCGAGCGGCGCCGGGGCGGAGCCCGTGTACAGCTCGCCGAGCTCCTGTCCGAAGAC of the Streptomyces sp. NBC_00287 genome contains:
- a CDS encoding non-ribosomal peptide synthetase, with the translated sequence MSTGEIEQSTVSGADAGALRAELVGRGGGGGAQGAAAGEAAQSTVSGADAGALRAELVGRGGGGGAQGAAAGEAAQSTVSGAPAEAQGSGADALRAELLRRRLAGRGAAASRRAEIPRADREAPLPLSYGQQQMWFLSRLEPDSPEYLVPLVLRLRGALDTEALGRAWQALLKRHEILRTRYVLDGDEPVQVIDEPRPAPLQESTAVDDDAARALVEADLARPFDLGRDWPVRARLIRLADDEHLLAVVFHHIACDAWSTGVFGQELGELYTGSAPAPLAVQYADYAAWQRAELTGEVIERHLGYWQRQLNGLTPLDLPADRPRPAVRDGAGASVAFQVPDALAARLRELAARQDSTLFMLFLAAYQSLLARWTGRTDIAVGTVVSGRGRPELQQLIGYGINSLVMRGDLAGDPAFTDLLARTRATVLDAYDHQDIAFAQVVEAIGPERDLSRTPLFQVAFTMHGDRGAAFAFPGVDVTPFEGSGKVAKFDLDLQVREGADGTLGGHLEYATALFDRATVERFAGHLLRLLDAVAAAPAAPLSSYDILGAEERAVLVGSPEVPEPVTRRVHELFEEQVARTPDAVAVSFEGADLTYAQLNARANRIAHALIARGAGPETLVGLSLERGAELIPALLGILKSGAAYLPLDPANPADRIAYIVEDAQAPVVVTTAEHAHLFDVDLLIVGEEEGQPETDPAVPGSPENLIYTIYTSGSTGKPKGVALTHANVVRLLERGHEHYAFSESDVWPLFHSYAFDVSVWEMWGALLFGGRLIVVPYAVTRSPEEFLDLLVREQVTVLNQTPTAFRSLIGTDAELSLRAVVFAGEKLEVSELRPWTDRFGLDRIALVNMYGITETTVHTTYHRLTDADLDPQAGNPVGHPLADLRVYLLDGDGLLVPVGVPGEIYVGGPGVARGYLGRPRLTAERFVPDPFGAPGSRLYKSGDLARRMPDGSLEFLGRIDDQVKIRGFRIELGEIETALAAHPGVRDAVVLVREDTPGDKRLTAYVTPAGESVPAPGELRSHLAGQLPEYMVPAAFVALDALPLTTNGKLDKRALPAPGQDALGASGHVAPRTVAEERIAGVWADVLGLEQVGVEDGFFELGGHSIRAVTLVGRLRALGYDLAVRDVFEYRTVARIAELVTGRPAPAEAARTVEPFSLVAASDRAKLPEGLADAYPLSQVQLGMVVEMLTDDGKHPYHNVTSFRIRDARSFSLDALQAAAAVVVDRHEALRTSVDLTGYSVPLQLVHATAEMPVGARDLSHLTDDELQASLREFTVVERSRLFDLATPPLLRLYAHIAGDGSWWITNTECHAILDGWSHHSLLMEVLQEYDRIRDGQEPSETQMPAVRFADFIAAELEVLDSDASKAYWQSIVDGHARLTVPAPWRGDPDDDGAPYRVAVPFHDLEERLRSLAAKAGASLKSVLHAAHLKTLSMLTEEERFFSGLVCNARPEILGADRVYGMHLNTLPFAHDRDHDTWRELVAAVFAREIELWPHRTFPMPVIQRDLADGERLIDMRFSYHDFDQVDREQVDYLASIDDSPTEFPLGVSARIGHLVLTAAPRALSRTGTDRLAAMLRQVLEAMAADPEGDAKSTFLPEGERERQLGTWNDTAYRAETHTVLQRFEEQAARTPGAVAVRHAGGTLSYGELDARANQMAHQLRAEGVGAESRVLVQLDRGPDLLTALLAVWKAGGAYVPVDPSYPAERVAAMRDLAGAAVTLTALPADALVNRPVHAPERVDDLDRLAYVIFTSGSTGTPKGVEVYHRGLVNHVAWAARELASRGEGGAPLFSSVAFDLVVPNLWAPLVTGQAVHTVEGDVDMADLGERLAAAAPYSFIKLTPGHLDVLAQQLTAEQAAGLAPVLVVAGEAFTRATLERWRALAPDVTLINEYGPTEASVGTTIHPVPADADTDVLPIGRPLPNMTTYVLDPALQPVPVGVTGELYVGGTGVARGYANRPDLTAERFVPDPYGSAPGARLYRTGDLVRQLADGAIEFLGRIDDQVKIRGYRVELGEVQAVLAAHPEVRDAFVTTVDGELAAYCTPDTVTAESLREHLTARLPEYMVPAAFVTLDALPLNANGKVDRRALPAAEPVADDGYVAPRTVTEERIAQVWAQVLGLERVGVEDGFFEIGGHSIRAVALVGALRSAGFDIGVRDVFEHRTVAELSEFLTGRPARTEVDTPVERFAMVTDEDEQKLPADAVDAYPLTQVQLGMVLEMLADRTQAAYHNVSSFRITDDDRPFSADALRAAADTVAARHELLRTSFHLDGYAEPLQVVHAEAAIPVAVHDLTGLDEEGRREAVQHFIAAERADLFDLEQAPLLRMTAHIEGDGAWRLGLTVCHAITEGWSHRALLMELLDEYRRARDNAEAVEPTAPAVRYADFVAAELRSLDSEVDRGHWLDVTGRYARFALPSAWAGDRSAPRERFRVAVELRPYEQGLRALAARARVSLKSVLLAAHLKALSLVTEEDRFHAGLVFSARPEAPGADRVYGMYLNTLPFAFDADRDRTWEELVREVFAHEAGMWEHRRYPMPAIQRDAGLERLLDVRFSYQDFDHVDTERVDVGDSSGEGATEFGLAVSAVSGYLLMTTHTHALSREHADRLTALYAGVLTAMATDPTGDARLVPLPEQELHRQLVEWNDTGYEAETASVLQRFEEQAARVPDAPAVTLGDETVSYAELDARANRLAHALRSRGVDAEARVAVQLDRGPGLIAALLAVWKAGGAYVPIDPSYPAERVAAIVRTSGAAVALTQAAYADRFEAVDVLLDDTDVKAGPSTPPARTDDLDRLAYVIFTSGSTGTPKGVEVPHRGLANHVAWAARELASKGEGGAPMFSSVAFDLIVPNLWAPLVTGQRVFAVPQDTEPGLLGRALLAGAPYAFIKLTPGHLDLLAEQLTTEQAQELAGVLVVAGEALPGATADRSLDILGPGRLINEYGPTEASVGSTIHPVVEPVGRDVVPIGRPLPNMTTYVLDSALRPVPVGVAGELYVGGTGVARGYAGRPDLTAERFLPDPYGDVAGARMYRTGDLVRQLADGAIEFLGRIDDQVKIRGYRIELGEVQAVLAGHAGVRDAYVTVHEPVPGDRRLVAYWTPSSAEAPDAEALAAHCALRLPDYMVPSAFVALDALPLNANGKVDRRALPAVDRGALRTGTDHVPPRTDTERTLAAIWSDVLGVDQVGIHDRFFDLGGHSLLMIKVLAAARAAGLTVSIYRMYQHDTLIDLAAAIDEDAAEAEKAKAAKASETERGTAAKSSEAERATAGRAAEAAREAQQAGPSAPPAVGADGTVQVPAELLAALLRQASAGADGKAAAGALAQAAALLGTAPPDARVPDDARAQAAPLPGAAAQPFYAQPEFAEGLAAVMDDHHVPGVALAVLRDGALADVQGHGVLAAGGDASVTGRTLFQVGSISKHVTAVAVMRLLDQGLIDLDADVNGYLTSWQLADDPAAPGPLTARHLLGHRAGLARHRSVGFKPGEQLPVLLDLLEGRPPVTTPRVRRELPPGETFRKSSTHYWVLQQVLEDITGEDFETLMRRLVLDPLGLADTSFDQRFPETSGLPVALGHDAHGTSLKGGWRNRAHLAAAGLWTTAGDTARLVLAVREALLGAPGALVTQASARELLAGESGTFYGLGTIVDDSGDDLEFGHGGEPSGYWNMAISRLHAGTGFVALTNADSGKAVVKHLTAELGRDDARFGSGRLAADWRGEGGTDGVPAVLAPVVTDEDRA